The following proteins are encoded in a genomic region of Parus major isolate Abel chromosome 20, Parus_major1.1, whole genome shotgun sequence:
- the GDF5 gene encoding growth/differentiation factor 5 has protein sequence MKILHFLTLLLWHLTWLSLDLVPGALSNSEAGQGNPGSKLGFLKAEGKERNPSTRAGTLRTASHGYSAGTSKARTKSSAVQAGALLAKNDDSKKVPSRTAATEGKVGHLPSRPSGVRTVTPKVQNLSSKVALKKTGTSSTDTDSFKTKKTKEPVTQREAKETFRHPPITPHEYMLSLYRTLSDAERKGVNGSVKLEAGLANTITSFIDKGQDERAPTIRKQKYIFDISALEKDGLLGAELRILRKKPSDTWKSHSSGKASQVKLFSCSTNRQASTLLDSRTVSITDTPKWEVFDIWKLFRNFKNLVNLCFELETFDRGRAVDLRSVGFNRTGRQVNEKALFLVFGRTKKRDLFFNEIKARSGQDDKTVYEYLFNQRRKRRAPLATRQGKRPTKNLKARCSRKALHVNFKDMGWDDWIIAPLEYEAYHCEGLCEFPLRSHLEPTNHAVIQTLMNSMDPESTPPTCCVPTRLSPISILFIDSANNVVYKQYEDMVVESCGCR, from the exons ATGAAAATCCTGCATTTTCTCACTTTACTGCTTTGGCATTTGACTTGGCTGTCTCTGGATCTAGTTCCTGGAGCGCTGAGTAATTCTGAAGCAGGCCAGGGTAATCCAGGATCTAAACTAGgttttttgaaagcagaaggaaaggagaggaatcCCTCCACACGGGCAGGTACACTGAGGACTGCAAGCCATGGATACAGTGCTGGGACCTCAAAGGCCAGGACTAAAAGCAGTGCTGTtcaggctggagctctgctggccaAGAACGATGACTCAAAGAAGGTTCCCTCAAGAACAGCAGCCACGGAGGGCAAGGTAGGACATCTCCCCAGCAGACCTTCTGGAGTAAGGACAGTGACTCCAAAGGTTCAAAATCTTAGCAGCAAGGTGGCTTTGAAAAAAACTGGCACAAGCAGTACTGACACTGAttctttcaaaaccaaaaagactAAAGAGCCTGTAACCCAGAGGGAAGCTAAGGAAACTTTCCGACATCCCCCGATAACGCCACATGAATACATGCTCTCTTTGTACAGGACTCTCTCAGATGCAGAAAGAAAGGGTGTTAATGGAAGTGTAAAACTGGAGGCTGGACTTGCCAATACAATAACCAGCTTTATAGACAAAGGACAAG ATGAGCGAGCACCAActataagaaaacaaaaatatatttttgacaTCAGTGCATTAGAAAAAGATGGcttgctgggagcagagcttcgaatattgagaaaaaaaccttctgaTACATGGAAGTCTCATTCTTCTGGAAAAGCTTCCCaagtaaaattatttagttGCTCTACAAACAGACAAGCCTCAACGCTCTTGGACTCTCGGACTGTCAGTATCACTGATACACCCAAGTGGGAAGTGTTTGACATCTGGAAGCTTTtcagaaactttaaaaacttggttaatttgtgttttgaacTGGAAACTTTTGACAGGGGGAGAGCTGTTGATCTCAGGAGTGTGGGATTTAATAGAACAGGAAGACAGGTCAATGAAAAGGCTCTGTTCTTGGTGTTTGGgaggacaaaaaaaagagacttaTTCTTCAATGAAATCAAAGCTAGATCCGGCCAAGATGACAAAACTGTCTATGAGTACTTATTCAaccagaggaggaagagaagagctCCTCTAGCAACACGGCAAGGGAAGAGGCCCACCAAGAACCTGAAGGCAAGGTGCAGCAGAAAAGCCCTCCATGTGAATTTTAAGGATATGGGCTGGGATGACTGGATAATAGCCCCTCTGGAGTATGAGGCGTATCACTGCGAAGGGCTCTGTGAATTCCCCCTCCGATCCCACCTGGAGCCCACCAACCACGCAGTTATCCAGACATTAATGAACTCCATGGATCCTGAATCCACCCCCCCGACTTGCTGTGTCCCAACCCGGCTGAGCCCCATCAGCATTCTTTTCATTGACTCTGCAAATAACGTGGTCTACAAGCAGTATGAGGACATGGTGGTGGAGTCGTGTGGTTGTAGGTAG